The DNA segment GCGCCGATCACCAGCATGCGGTAGCGCGGGCCGTGGATGGTCAGCAAGGTCTTGCCGTCGAAGACCAGCCCGTCGGTCGCACTGGCAGGCCCCAGCGTGGCGGCTCCGGTGCTCATGTCGAGCGTGCGCGCGACCAGCCGGCCGTTCTCCACCGCGTCGAGCAAATCAGCAATGCCGCTGGCCGGCTTGAGCGGCTCGGTGACCAGTTCGATGGTGCCGCCGCAGGGCAGCCCGAAGCGGTGGGCTTCCTCTGCGCTGATGCCGTACTTGACTGCCTCGGGCTGGTCCGACGTGATGCCTTGCCGGCGCACGCGGTCGATGATGTCGTCTTCGATGCAGCCGCCCGAGACCGAGCCGACTACCAGGCCGTCGTCGCGCACCGCCAACATCGCGCCTTCCGGGCGGGGCGACGAGCCCCAGGTGCGCACCACCGTGACCAGCAGCACGCGATGGCCCTGTTGCTGCCACTGCACGCTGTTCTTCAGGACTTCGAGATCCACGCTGTCCATGATCGTTTCCGCTTCGGCTCCTCTGTCTGTTCGCTTGTTTCGCTATTACCAGCAGCTGCGGCGGGGGCGCCCTCGGCCGCTGGTGTTTCTTGTGTGGTGTCCGGTGTTACCGCCTCGGTGAAGCGCGCAAAGAAGGTATCCGCCAGCTTGCGTGCCGCGGCATCCACCAGCCGCGAGCCGATCTGTGCGATCTTGCCCCCCACATGGGCGTCGACGGTGTAGCTCAGCACGGTCTCGTCGCCATCGGGTTCGAGCCTGACGCGGGCGGTGCCCTTGCCGAATCCGGCCGCGCCACCCTGGCCGTCGAAGCGGATGGTGTAGCTGTCCGGAGCCTGGATATCCTCCAGCGCCATGCGGCCCTTGAAGCGCGCCTTGACCGGGCCTACCGCGGCCGTCATGGCCACCAGGTAGGCGTTTTCGCCGTCGGGCTCGATACTCTCACATCCGGGGATGCATTGCTTGAGCAGCTCGGTGTCGTTGAGGGCTTCCCATGCCACCTGCTGGGGGATCGGCAGGCGCTGGCTCTGGTTCATTTCCATGGCGGGGCTTCCTTTTTTGGTGGGTTGGGGGCGCCGGCCCGCACCGGGCCGCCCTGGTCGGACAGCAGGGATTCAAGCGCCAGCAGGCTGTCCAGGTTATGTGCGGGACGCAGCGCGTCGACATGCGGCAGGATCGCCTGCACGCCGCGCGCCTGCGGCGTGAATCCAGGGTAGCGCAGCAGCGGATTGAGCCAGACGATGCGGTGCGCAAAGCGGCGCAAGCGAGCCATTTCGTCGCCGAGCAGGTCGATATGCTCGTGGTCGAGGCCGTCGGTGACCAGCAGCACGGTGGCGCGGCCAGACAGCGTGCGGCGCGCCCAGTGGCGGTTGAAGCTCGCCAGCGCGGCGCCGATGCGGGTGCCGCCGGCCCAGTCGCGTACCTGGCCGGTGATGACGGCCACGGCCTCGTCCGGGTCGCGTTCGCGCAGCGAGCGGGTGATGTTGGTCAGCCGCGTGCCGAACAGGAACACCGACAGCCGCTCGCGCGACTGCATCAGCGCATGGCAGAAGTACAGCACCGCGCGCGAGTACTGGCTCATGGAGCCGGAGATATCGAGCAGCAGCACCACCGGCGGCTTGCGCTCGGCGTGCTTGCGGAATTTCCAGCGCAGCCATTCGCCGTGCTGGCGCACTGCCAGGCGCGCGCTGGCGCGCAGGTCGGCATGGGTGCCGCAGGTGGCGGCGCGCAGCCGGCGCGTTCGCTGCAGTGCAAGATGGGCGCGGCGGGTGCGCACCAGATGCTGCAGTGCGCGCCATTCCTGCGCGGTCAGGGTTTCGAAGTCGCGTTGTGCCAGGCGCTCCTGGTCGGAGAAGGTCAGCGGCACGTGGATGCGCTCCGCCTCTGCCTGCGCCGGGCGCGATGGCATTTCCGGCTGGCGCGCGGCCAGCGCATCGGCGAGCCGGTTGCTGCGCTTCGGCGGCGGCGCGCCCGCGTCGACGCGCGGCAGCAGCAGCGCGCGCAGCTTGCCTTCCCAGTCGGGATCGCGCCAGAACAGGTCGAAGGCGGCATCGAACAGTGGCCGCTGGTCGGGGCCGGACAGCACCAGTGCCGCCAGTGCGGCGCGTACCTCGTCGCGGCGGCCGATATCGATCAGGCGCAGCGCTGTCAGTGCATCCACCGCGTGCGCCGGCGACAGGGCAAAGCCGCCGTCGCGCAGCAGCCGCATGAAGTGGGTGACGTTGCGCGCCAGCACCGGCAGTCCCGCTTGAGGACCGCCGCTGCGCGCCGCGGCGTGCAGCATGGGCACGGTTCAGCCTCCCGGCGCGGGGCCCGCCAGCAGTTCCGCCACGGTGGGGCCGTCGACGCGCGCCAGGTCGTCCTGGTATTTGAGCAGTACGCCGAGCGTGTCGCGCACCGACTGCGGGTCGAGCTCGGTCACCCCCAGCGCCGCCAGCGCGCGGCACCAGTCGATGGCTTCGGCAATGCCGGGCGCCTTGAACAGGTCGATGCCGCGCAGCCGGTGCACGAAGTCGATCGCCTGCGCCTGCAGCGCGGCGGCGGCCTCGGGTGCGCGCGCGGCCACGATCTGCAATTCACGGTCGCGGTCCGGATAGCCGACCCATTGGTACAGGCAGCGGCGCTTGAGCGCGTCATGGACCTCGCGCGTGCGGTTGGAGGTGATCACGATCAGCGGCGGACGCTCGGCGCGGATCACGCCGATCTCGGGGATCGAGACCTGGAATTCGGAGAGGACTTCGAGCAGGAAGGCTTCGAAGGGTTCGTCGGCGCGGTCGATCTCGTCGATGAGCAGCACGCGTGGCACGCCCGGCGCGGCGGGGTCGGGCAGCAGCGACTCCAGCAGCGGGCGCTTGAGCAGGTAGTCGTCGTGGTACAGCGATTGCGCCTCGGGCCGCTCGCCGCGGGCTTCGGCCAGGCGCAGCGCCATGATCTGGCGGGGGTAGTCCCATTCGTACAGCGCGCTCGCGGCATCGAGTCCTTCATAGCACTGAAGCCGCAGCAGACGGGTGCCGAGCACGCCCGCCATGGCTTGTGCCAGCGCGGTCTTGCCGACGCCGGGCTCGCCTTCGAGGAACAGCGGGCGCTGCATGCGCAGGGCAAGGTAGAGCACCGTGGCGGTTTCGCGGTCGGCGAAGTATTGCTGGTGTTCGAGTCTGGCGAGGGTGTCGTCGATGGAGGTGGGGAGCATGAAGCGTTTGTATGTGCCGACGCTCTAGCGCGCCGTCGGTTTGCTCCCCTCTCCCGCTTGCGGGAGAGGGGCAGGGGAGAGGGCAGGAGGTTCGCCCGCGATAACGCCTGATTCAGGCGCGGGCCCTCTCTCCCCGACCCCTCTCCCGCCGGGCGGGAGAGGGGAGACAATATGCGGCAGTGGAGAAACGCTACCCCTTCACCGCCGCCTCCACCGCCCTTGCCGCCAGCACCGGAATCAGATGAGCCCGGTACTCCGCCGACGCATGCAGGTCCGTATTCAGCTTCCCTGCATCGACCTTCACCCCACGCGCCGCCTGCGCGGTGAAGCTGGCCGACAGCGCCTGCTCCAGCGGCTGGCAACGGAACACACTGTCGGCAGCGCCGGTGACCGCCACGCGCACCGTATTGCCGGAGCGCGCCACCATCACCCCCACCAGCGCAAAGCGCGACGCCGGATTGCGGAACTTCACATAAGCCGCCTGATCCGGGATGGGAAAGCGCACTGCGGTGATCAGCTCATCCGGTTCCAGCGCGGTCTCATACAGCCCCCTGAAAAAGTCATCCGCCGCGATGCTGCGCCGGTCGGTGACCACGGTAGCGCCCAGCCCCAGCACGGCCGCCGGGTAGCAGGCCGCCGGATCGTCATTCGCCAGCGCGCCGCCGAGGGTGCCCATCGCCCGCACCTGCCGGTCGCCGATGCCACCGGCCAGTGCCGCCAGCGCGGGAATGCGCTGGCGCACCTCAGCGTTCTCGGCCACGTCGGCATGGCGCGCGGCGGCGCCGATGACGATCTCTTTGCCGTCGACGCGGATTTCGGCCATGCCGGGAATGCGTGCCACGTCCACCAGCGTGGAGGGCGACGCCAGCCGCAGCTTCATCGCCGCCAGCAGGCTCTGGCCGCCGCCAAGGAACTTGGCATCGGGATCGGCCTTGAGTTTGGCCACCGCCGCCTTGGCATCCGCGGCGCGTTCAAAGTTGAATGCGTACATGTCGGTTTCCTTTGCGGTACGGGTCAGGGCCGGGCGGCCTGGATCGCCTGCCACACGCGGTGCGGCGTGGCGGGCATCTGCATGTCCTTTACGCCCAGCGGCGACAGCGCATCGATCAGCGCGTTGATGAACGCGGGCGGTGACCCGATCGCGCCGGCCTCGCCGCAGCCCTTCACGCCCAGCGGGTTGTGGGTGCACGGCGTGCCGCTGGCGGTCTCGACGGTGAAGTCGGGCAGGTCGCCGGCGCGCGGCATGGCGTAGTCCATGTAGGAACCGGTCAGCAGCTGGCCGCTGTCGTTGTCGTACACGCACTGCTCCAGCATGGCCTGGCCCAGCCCCTGGCCGATGCCGCCATGCACCTGGCCTTCGACGATCATCGGGTTGATGATGTTGCCGAAGTCGTCGACCGCGGTGAACTTGACCACCTGCGACTCGCCGGTGTCGGGATCGACTTCCACCTCGCAGACGTAGGCGCCCGATGGATAGGTGAAGTTGGTCGGGTCGTAGAACGCGTTCTCGTTCAGGCCGGGCTCCAGCTTGTCGAGCGGGTAGTTGTGCGGCACGTAGGCGCTCAGCGCGACTTCCCCGAAGGTCTTGGTGCGATCGGTGCCGGCCACGCGGAACACGCCGTCGCTGAACTCGATGTCGCTGTCGGACGCCTCCAGCAGGTGCGCGGCGATCTTCTTGGCCTTGGCCTCGATCTTGTCGAGCGCCTTGACGATGGCCGAGCCGCCCACCGCCAGCGAACGCGAGCCGTAGGTGCCCATGCCGAACGGCACGCGGCCGGTATCGCCGTGAACGATCTCGACCTGGTCGAGCTGCAGCCCGAGGCGGTCGGCCACCACTTGCGCGAAGGTGGTCTCGTGTCCCTGCCCGTGGCTGTGCGAGCCGGTGAAGACCGTCACGGTGCCGGTAGGATGCACGCGGATCTCGCCGACTTCGAACAGGCCGGCGCGTGCGCCCAATGCGCCGGCGATGTTGGACGGCGCAAGGCCGCAGGCTTCGATGTAGCAGGAATAACCGAGGCCGCGCAGCTTGCCGCGCTGCTTCGCCTCATCGCGCCGGGCCGGGAAGCCCTTGACGTCGGCCAGCTCCTGCGCGCGCGCCAGGCACGGCTCGTAGTCGCCGGTGTCGTAGGTCAGGCCCACCGGCGTGGCGTACGGGAACTGGCGGATGAAGTTCTTGCGGCGCAGTTCGGCCGGGTCGGTATTCAGCTCGTGCGCGGCGGTCTCGACCAGCCGCTCGACCACGAAGGTGGCTTCGGGCCGCCCGGCGCCGCGGTAGGCGTCGACCGGCGCGGTGTTGGTGAACACCGACTTGACCTCGGCATAGATCGCCGGGGTCGAGTACTGGCCGGCCAGCAGCGTCGCATACAGGATGGTCGGCACGCTGCTGGCAAAGGTCGACAGGTACGCGCCCATGTTGGCGACCGTATGCACGCGCATCGCCAGGAACTTGCCGTCGGCGTCGAGCGCCAGCTCGGCCCTGGTCACGTGGTCGCGGCCATGCGCGTCGGTCAGGAAGGACTCGGAACGGTCCGCGGTCCACTTGACCGGTCGGCCGACCTTCTTCGAGGCCCAGGTCAGCGCGACGTCTTCCGGATACAGGAAGATCTTGGAGCCAAAGCCGCCGCCTACATCGGGCGCGATGATGCGCAGCCGCGATTCCGGCAGCCCCAGCACGAACGCGCCCATCAGCAGGCGTTCGACGTGCGGGTTCTGGTTGGCGACGTAGACGGTGTAGCTGTCGTCCTGGCGCGCATAGCTGGCGTTGACCGCGCGCGGCTCGATCGCGTTGGGGATGAGCCGGTTGTTGACGATCTCCAGCGTGGTCACGTGCGCGGCCTTGGCGAAGGCGGCGTCGGTGGCGGCCTTGTCGCCGTGGCCCCAGGTGTAGCAGGTGTTGGCCGGCACGTCGTCGTGCACCAGCGTCGATGCCGACGCGGCATCGGCGGCGCGGACCACGGCGGGCAGCTCTTCGTAGTCGACCTCGATCTTCTCGGCGGCGTCGCGCGCCTGCTGCAGCGTCTCGGCGATGACCAGCGCCACCTGGTCGCCCACGTGGCGCACCTTGCCCTGGGCGATGACCGGGTGCGGCGGCTCTTTCATCGGCGAACCGTCGATGCTGTGGATCAGCCAGCCGCAGGGCAGGCCGCCGACCTTGTCGGCGGCGAGGTCATCGCCGGTCAGCACGGCGATCACGCCGGGCGCGGCCAGCGCCTCGGTCTTGTCGATCGAACGGATGCGCGCATGCGCATAAGGCGAGCGCAGGAAATACGCGTAGCTTTGCTGCGGCAGCACGATGTCGTCGGTGTACTGCCCGTTGCCGGTCAGGTAGCGGAAGTCTTCCTTGCGCTTGACCGGTGCGCCCACCAGGCGCTGGCTCTCGGGTGCGTTCATGGCGTCTCCCCCTTATTCAGCGCTGGCGGCCGTGGCTTGCATGGCCGCCTGGCCTTGCTGCACCGCACGCACGATGTTGTGGTAACCGGTGCAGCGGCACAGGTTGCCTTCCAGGTGAGCGCGGATGGTGGCGGCGTCGGCGCCGGGATGCTCCTGGACGAGCGCGGTCGCGCTCATCACCATGCCCGGCGTGCAAAAACCGCATTGCAGCCCGTGGCAGTCGCGGAAAGCTTCCTGCACCGGGTGCAGGCCATTGCCAGCCCGGTCACCCGCCAGCCCTTCGATGGTGGTCACGGTGGCGCCGTCCGCCTGCAGCGCCAGGATGTTGCACGACTTGACCGCCCGGCCATCCAGGTGGACCGTGCAGGCGCCGCACTGCGCGGTGTCGCAGCCGACGTGGGTGCCGGTCAGGCGCAGCTGTTCGCGCAGGAACTGGACCAGAAGGGTGTTGGGTTCTACCTGCGCGTCAACGGGCTTGCCGTTGACCGTCAGGCGGATCGGAATCGCCATGCTTGTCTCCATGTGGGGTGGACGCGCATGACCAATTCCCAGATCCCGAAAGCAACTGCGCGGGACTGGCCACGACGCGGTACTGCCGCTTAAGACGGCTATAGGACGGCTATTTCGTGATATTGGTGCTGCCGCTGCAACTGCTCTGGGTGCGCCAGCGAACGCTGCGGCCGGCGCTTTGGCACGGCCGGCGAACGTTTGGCCGCGACAGGCTCTAACAGTTAATCACAAATCCGTAACAGGTGCCATGAGGTTTGCCCGCGCCCCATCCGGGGTAGGGGCCTCGCCTCGGAGCGGCTGGGCCGCTGCTAGAATGGCCCGGCCCTCCCGCCTGCCCCGACATGGAAGCCTTCTTCGACTGGCTCTTTCAAACCGTCGCCTTGCCCAAGGTGGGCCTGCCCGCGATCTTCGTGGTCAGCCTGGTGTCGGCCACGCTGCTGCCGCTGGGCTCGGAACCGGCTGTGTTCGGCTACGTCAAGTTAAATCCCGAGATGTTCTGGCCGGCAGTCCTGGTGGCCACCGCCGGCAATACCGTCGGCGGCGCGATCGACTGGTGGCTGGGCTATGCGGCCAAGCTGGCGCTGGTGCGCTACCACTTGCGGCGCCGGGCGCGCGAGCACGAACTGGAGCACGAACAGCACCGGAAGCATGCGCGCAAGCCGCCCAAGCCCAAGCTCGATGCCAAATATTTCCGCTGGATGCGCCGGCTGGGTCCGCCCACGCTGCTGCTCTCGTGGCTGCCGGGGATCGGTGATCCTTTGTGCACGCTGGCCGGCTGGCTGCGTTTGTCGTTCTGGCCGAGCCTGGCCTGGATGGCGGTTGGCAAGTTCCTGCGCTACCTGGCAATGACTGCCAGCCTGCTATGGATTCCCGACAGTTTTTGGCAGAACATTGCGCAAACGGTCAAGTCATTCTTCTGATAAAAGTGCGCCGTGAAGCCTATTTCATGTGATGCAGGCACCGCCGGGTCACGCCTAATCCCTTGTTCCGACAAGGATTCCGCTTTGTTGCAATGCGGCGAAACCGGGCCTTGCAGTACAATCGCCCTTTAATGAACGATTCGCGCACTGTCCCCGTGCGCAGCAGGAAGCGGTCCCCCCATGAACGCCCCACTCGTGCTCGACGCCAAGCTCGCCGCGCAGGACGCCCCGCCGCGCCTGCGTGAAATTCCTTATAACTACACGTCCTTCTCGGACCGCGAGATTGTCATCCGCCTGCTGGGCGAGGAAGCCTGGCGCATCCTGGACGAGCTGCGCAGTGAGCGCCGCACCGGCCGCTCGGCCCGCATGCTGTACGAAGTGCTGGGCGATATCTGGGTGGTTCGCCGCAACCCCTACCTGCAGGACGACCTGCTGGAAAATCCCAAGCGCCGCCAGATGCTGGTCAGCGCGCTGCACCACCGCCTGAACGAGATCGAGAAGCGCCGCGCCGCCGACCGTGCCGAGCACGCCGAGCCCGCCGCCGAGGATCGTTCGCACCGCGTGGAGCAGCTGGTCGCCTTTGCCAAGCAGGCGATCGAGGACTTCAAGAACGAATTCGCCGCCGCCTACGACCTGCGCAAGCGCGCGCAGCGCGTGCTGGGCAAGGTCACCCAGAAAGACAACATCAAGTTCGATGGCCTGTCGCGCGTGTCGCACGTGACCGACGCCACCGACTGGCGCGTGGAATACCCGTTCGTCGTCCTGACCCCGGATACCGAGGAAGAGATCGCTGGCCTGGTCAAGGGCTGCTTCGAGCTTGGCCTGACCATCATCCCGCGCGGGGGCGGCACCGGCTATACCGGCGGCGCCGTGCCGCTGACGCCGATGAGCGCGGTGATCAATACCGAGAAGCTGGAACAGCTGGGGCCGGTCGAGCAGACCGACCTGCCGGGCGTGTCGCACAAGGTCGCCACCATCTTCTCCGGCGCCGGCGTGGTGACGCGCCGCGTGGCCGATGCGGCCGACAAGGCCGGACTTGTCTTTGCGGTCGACCCGACTTCGATCGATGCCTCGTGCATCGGCGGCAACGTGGCCATGAACGCCGGCGGCAAGAAGGCCGTGCTGTGGGGCACCGCGCTGGACAACCTGGTCTGGTGGCGCATGGTGGACCCGGAGGGCAACTGGCTGGAAATCACCCGGCTGGACCATAACCTGGGCAAGATCCACGACGTGCCGGTGGCCACCTTCGAACTGAAGTGGTCGGACGGCAACCGCGCCCCGGGCGAGAAGGTGCTGCGCACCGAGACGCTCGCGATCGAGGGCCGCAAGTTCCGCAAGGAAGGCCTGGGCAAGGACGTCACCGACAAATTCCTGGCCGGCCTGCCTGGCGTGCAGAAGGAAGGCTGCGACGGCATCATCACCAGCGCGCGCTGGATCCTGCACCGCATGCCGAAGTTCATCCGCACGGTCTGCCTGGAGTTCTTCGGCCAGGCGCGCGACGCCATCCCGAGCATCGTCGAGATCAAGGACTTCCTCGACGCCGAGACGAAGAAGCCCGGCGGCGCCATCCTGGCCGGCCTGGAGCACCTGGACGAGCGCTACCTGCGCGCGGTCGGCTACGCCACCAAGAGCAAGCGCAACGCCTTCCCGAAGATGGTGCTGATCGGCGATATCGTCGGCGACGATGAAGACGCCGTGGCGCGCGCCACCTCGGAAGTGATCCGCATGGCCAACGGCAAGAGCGGCGAAGGCTTTATCGCCGTCAGCCCCGAGGCGCGCAAGAAGTTCTGGCTCGACCGTTCGCGTACCGCCGCCATCGCGCGGCACACCAACGCCTTCAAGATCAACGAAGACGTGGTGATCCCGCTCAACCGCATGGGCGAGTACACCGACGGCATCGAGCGCATCAATATCGAGCTGTCGATCAAGAGCAAGCTGCAGCTGGTCGACGCGCTGGAAGCGTTCTTCGCGCGCGGCAACCTGCCGCTGGGCCGCAGCGACGACGCCAACGAGATCCCCAGCGCCGAGCTGCTGGAAGACCGCGTGCAGCACGCGCTGACACTGCTGCGCGAGATCCGCGCGCGCTGGCGCTATCTGCAGGACCACCTGGACACGCCGCTGGCGCAGGCCAGGGCCTCGCTGATCGGGCATGGGCTGGGGCTGCTGGGCCAGGAGTTCGAGGCGCGGCTGCACCAGCAGCCGGACGCCAACGTGTTCCACCTGCTGCAGGACCGCACCATCCGCGTGTCGTGGAAGAACGAGATCCGCGCCGAGCTGCGCAAGATCTTCAACGGCGGCGAATTCAAGCCGATCCTGGACGAGGCGCAGAAGATCCACAAGCAGGTGCTGCGCGGCCGCGTCTTCGTGGCGCTGCACATGCACGCCGGCGACGGCAACGTGCACACCAACATCCCGGTCAACTCCGACGACTACGACATGCTGCAGGACGCGCACCGCGCGGTGGCCCGCATCATGGACCTGGCGCGTTCGCTGGACGGCGTGATCTCGGGCGAGCACGGCATCGGCATCACCAAGCTGGAGTTCCTGACCGAGGAAGAGATCGGCGACTTCCGCGCCTACAAGGCCAAGGTCGACCCGCAGGGCCGCTTCAACAAGGGCAAGCTGTTGCCTGGCGCCGACCTGCGCAATGCCTACACGCCGTCGTTCGGCCTGATGGGGCACGAGTCGCTGATCATGCAGCAGAGCGACATCGGCGCCATTGCCGAAAGCGTCAAGGACTGCCTGCGCTGCGGCAAGTGCAAGCCGGTGTGCGCCACGCACGTGCCGCGCGCCAACCTGCTGTACAGCCCGCGCAACAAGATCCTGGCGACCTCGCTGCTGGTCGAGGCCTTCCTGTATGAAGAGCAGACCCGCCGCGGCATCTCGGTCAAGCACTGGGACGAGTTCTCCGACGTGGCCGACCACTGCACCGTCTGCCACAAGTGCGTGACGCCGTGCCCGGTGAAGATCGACTTCGGCGACGTGTCGATGAACATGCGCAACCTGCTGCGCAAGATGGGGCAGAAGAAGTTCAACCCCGGCACGGCGGCGTCGATGTTCTTCCTGAACGCCACCAACCCCGAGACCATCAACCTGACCCGCAAGGTCATGATCGACTGGGGCTACAAGGCGCAGCGCCTGGGCAACGAGGTGCTGAAGAAGCTGGCGAAGAAGCAGACCGCGCATCCGCCCGCCACCGTGGGCAAGCCGCCGGTGCGCGAGCAGGTGATCCACTTCATCAACAAGAAGATGCCGGGCAACCTGCCCAAGAAGACGGCGCGCGCGCTGCTCGACATCGAAGACAACGAGATCGTGCCGATCATCCGCGACCCGAAGGCGACCACGCCGGAATCGGAAGCGGTGTTCTACTTCCCGGGCTGCGGCTCGGAGCGGCTGTTCTCGCAGGTCGGGCTGGCGACGCAGGCGATGCTGTGGCACGTCGGCGTGCAGACCGTGCTGCCGCCGGGCTACCTGTGCTGCGGCTATCCGCAGCGCGGCAGCGGCCAGTACGACAAGGCCGAGAAGATCGTCACCGACAACCGCGTGCTGTTCCACCGCGTGGCCAACACGCTGAACTACCTCGACATCAAGACCGTGGTGGTCAGCTGCGGCACCTGCTACGACCAGCTCGCCGGGTATGAATTCGAGAAGATCTTCCCCGGCTGCCGCATCATCGATATCCACGAGTATCTGCTGGAGAAGGGCGTCAAGCTGGAGGGCGTGACCGGTACGCGCTACATGTACCACGATCCCTGCCACACCCCGATCAAGACCATGGACCCGACCAAGCTGGTCAACGACCTGATGGGCGGCAACGCGGGGCTGGGCAAGATCGAGAAGAACGAGCGCTGCTGCGGCGAGTCGGGCACGCTGGCGGTGACGCGTCCTGACATTTCGACGCAGGTCCGCTTCCGCAAGGAAGAGGAAATGACCAGGGGCGCAGACAAGCTGCGCGCCGACGGCTTTACCGGCGACGTCAAGATCCTGACCAGCTGCCCGTCGTGCCTGCAGGGTCTGTCGCGCTACAAGGAAGATGCGTCGGTGCAGGCGGATTACATCGTGATCGAGATGGCCAAGCACCTGCTGGGAGAGAACTGGATGCCTGAGTATGTGGCGAAGGCCAATGCGGGTGGCATCGAGCGGGTGCTGGTGTAAGCCATCGCCATGACGCGTTCTCCGAACTGCCCGCTTTGCGAAACCGACGGCGGCGAACTGGTCTGGATGGGCGACCGCGCCCGCCTGATCCTGGTCGAGCATGACCGCTTCCCCGGTTTCTGCCGCATCGTCTGGAACGACCACGTGGCCGAACTGACCGACCTCGACGAGGCCGACCAGGCCTGGCTGATGCGGCTGGTGGCGCGCGTGGAGCGCGTGGTGCGCGAGGTGATGGCGCCCGACAAGGTCAACCTGGCGGCGTTCGGCAACATGGTGCCGCACCTGCACTGGCACATCATTCCGCGCTACCGCTGGGACACGCATTTCCCCGAGGCGATCTGGGCGGCGCCGCAGCGCGCGGCGGACAGCGTGCGCGTGCAGGAGCTGGCCAGCCGGCTGCCAGCGTTGCGTACGGCACTTTCGCTGATCGAAGCCAACGACGCCTGAAGCCGGGCGTGGAACCCGCGCCGGCCTGCAACCGTCTGAATGCTGTTGCCGCCGCGGTCGCGCCCGCGCGCCGCGGCACGAGAACAACATGCCCGGCCACGCATCCCGCTGGCGGGCCAGAAAGCTGCCGCTATGTCCTCGACCCCGACTTCCGTCACCGTACCGGGCCCTGCCGTTCCTGCCAAGGCCCTCAAGATCCAGAGCCGGCTGCGCATGGCCGCGACCTGGGCGCTGATCAAGCCCTACTGGAAATCCGACGATCGCGTCGCCGGCCTCGGCCTGCTGGCGCTGGTGGTCGTGCTCAACCTGGGCATTGTCTATATCAACGTGCTGCTCAACGAGTGGAACCGCGTGTTCTACAACGCGCTGGAGCAGCGCGACTATGCTTCGTTCAAGGTGCTGCTGCTGCGGTTCTCGTGGATCGCGGCGTTCTTCATCGTGGCGGCGATCTCGCGCCAGTACTACACCATGATGCTGCAGATGCGCTGGCGTACCTGGATGACCGGCCGCTTCATGGGCCACTGGCTCGGGCACCAGGCCTACTACCGAATCGAGCAGACCCATACCACCGACAACCCCGACCAGCGGATCGCTGACGACTTGCGCCAGTTCACCGACGGCGCGCTGTCGCTGTCGCTCGGGCTGCTCAACTCGGTGGTGACGCTGCTGTCGTTCGTTGGCATCCTCTGGACGGTGTCCGGGCCGATCAGCTTTGCGCTGGGCGGCACCGAATGGACCATCCCCGGGTATATGGTCTGGTTCGCGGCTGGCTATGCGGTGATCGGCTCGCTGGTGGCGCACGTGGTCGGCCGCCCGCTGATCGGGCTGAATTTCCAGCAGGAACAGTACGAAGCGGATTTCCGTTTCACGCTGGTGCGCCTGCGCGAGAACAGCGAGCCGGTGGCGCTGTACCGCGGCGAGCCGACCGAGCAGGCCGGCCTGCGCGCGCGCTTCGACCGCATCCGCGCCAACTGGAACCAGCTGATGCGCTATACGCGGCGGCTGACCTTTGTCAGTTCCGGCTATGCGCAGTTCGCCATCATCTTCCCGATCCTGGTGGCGGCGCCGCGCTACTTCGCCGGCAAGATGACGCTGGGCGGGCTGATGCAGACCAGCTCGGCCTTCGGGCAGGTGCAGGGGGCGCTTTCGTGGTTCGTCGACAGCTATGCCACGCTGGTGGGCTGGAAGGCCGCGGCCAACCGCCTGATCGATTTCCAGGAAGCGATCCGCGTGGCCGAACGCCAGGACCAGGCCCCCGGCGGCACGCGCGACGTCGAGGTCGAGC comes from the Cupriavidus sp. P-10 genome and includes:
- a CDS encoding ABC transporter ATP-binding protein/permease, whose translation is MSSTPTSVTVPGPAVPAKALKIQSRLRMAATWALIKPYWKSDDRVAGLGLLALVVVLNLGIVYINVLLNEWNRVFYNALEQRDYASFKVLLLRFSWIAAFFIVAAISRQYYTMMLQMRWRTWMTGRFMGHWLGHQAYYRIEQTHTTDNPDQRIADDLRQFTDGALSLSLGLLNSVVTLLSFVGILWTVSGPISFALGGTEWTIPGYMVWFAAGYAVIGSLVAHVVGRPLIGLNFQQEQYEADFRFTLVRLRENSEPVALYRGEPTEQAGLRARFDRIRANWNQLMRYTRRLTFVSSGYAQFAIIFPILVAAPRYFAGKMTLGGLMQTSSAFGQVQGALSWFVDSYATLVGWKAAANRLIDFQEAIRVAERQDQAPGGTRDVEVEHTGKPQEGIVIDGLALALPVRAARGSAVGQRPLVAPFSLSVAPGERWLVSGPSGCGKSVLFRALAGIWPYGSGTVTMPEGKRMLFLPQRSYLPIGTLADALAYPDAGTEHSSEALQVALRQARLAALTDQLDVFDNWSLRLSPGEQQRLAFARALLQKPDYLFLDEATSALDEDTEGVMYRLMVESLPDAAIVSIAHRSTVAAFHGRRLRYVPQDGEAARAAQAGEPGVSYRVVSEA